The Candidatus Aenigmatarchaeota archaeon genome has a window encoding:
- a CDS encoding DNA-directed RNA polymerase, with protein MFYLIDVKEKVGVEAQKIKENIRESIEESLEATHTREENGIFLGVTEIKKVGESGDILPEKPEIYFNVEYTALFFQPVPGEILYGTVVDVAEFGPFVRIGPIDALAHISQITAEKMTYNPQQDVIASKDNKLVIQAGDMAIACVANASISKDRMRVNLTMRADGLGLLKWLSKEKAKKKAEKGEAEGKETKAAKKGK; from the coding sequence ATGTTCTACCTCATAGATGTGAAAGAAAAGGTGGGCGTCGAAGCCCAGAAAATTAAGGAAAATATCAGAGAAAGCATAGAAGAGAGCTTAGAAGCAACCCACACCCGCGAGGAAAACGGGATATTTTTGGGGGTTACAGAAATAAAAAAGGTTGGTGAAAGCGGAGATATTCTCCCCGAAAAGCCGGAGATATACTTCAATGTTGAATATACAGCACTATTCTTCCAGCCAGTTCCTGGAGAGATCCTCTATGGAACTGTTGTTGATGTTGCGGAATTCGGCCCGTTCGTGAGAATAGGCCCTATTGACGCACTTGCCCACATCTCACAGATAACCGCCGAGAAGATGACTTACAACCCCCAGCAGGATGTGATTGCAAGCAAGGACAACAAGCTCGTAATCCAGGCCGGTGACATGGCCATTGCATGTGTTGCAAACGCCTCCATCTCAAAGGACAGGATGAGGGTAAACCTCACTATGCGAGCAGACGGGCTTGGGCTTCTAAAGTGGCTAAGCAAGGAAAAGGCCAAAAAGAAGGCAGAAAAGGGCGAAGCCGAAGGAAAGGAAACAAAAGCCGCGAAGAAAGGGAAATAG
- a CDS encoding cysteine hydrolase: MPSALIVIDVQEAFINNASRQLPPKIKDHLAAQSYDFVVFSKFINRKDSNFVKKLGWAKCTKPPETDIAFELRDLAESHTVFERSTYSVFGSEGFLEFLKAKKIDKLHFCGLYLEACVMASVFDAFDHGFDYEIMFDLSECFNKAQLDSCTKKLFWYNFGARAD, translated from the coding sequence ATGCCTAGTGCGCTTATTGTAATTGACGTGCAGGAGGCATTTATCAATAACGCGTCGAGACAGTTGCCTCCTAAAATAAAAGACCACCTTGCGGCTCAAAGTTATGATTTTGTGGTTTTTTCAAAGTTCATCAACAGGAAGGATTCAAATTTCGTAAAAAAGCTTGGCTGGGCCAAGTGCACTAAACCTCCCGAAACGGATATTGCTTTTGAGTTGAGAGATTTGGCTGAGAGCCATACTGTTTTTGAAAGGTCAACTTATTCGGTTTTTGGGTCTGAGGGCTTTCTGGAATTTCTTAAAGCCAAAAAGATAGACAAACTCCACTTTTGTGGCCTGTATCTGGAGGCGTGTGTTATGGCTTCAGTATTCGATGCTTTTGACCACGGATTTGATTACGAAATTATGTTTGACTTGTCTGAATGTTTCAATAAGGCCCAACTAGATTCCTGTACCAAAAAGCTTTTTTGGTATAACTTTGGAGCCCGTGCTGATTAA
- a CDS encoding manganese-dependent inorganic pyrophosphatase, which yields MDAGDKLYVIGHKSPDTDSVASAIAYAALKKALGVNAIPATAGEINNETEFILEQFGILAPEVLKNACGKSLILVDHNETGQAVDGLGEADLVEVVDHHKIGGLQTGKPIFFHNEPVGATGTIIASLYEQTGVEIPKEIAGLMMSAILSDTVLFKSPTCTQKDRDTVEKLSKICLKDPMAFGLEMLKAKSDLGSKSAKDLLMNDFKKFDFNGVKAGVGQIEVMDIKDLEPKREALLAEMNALLSSENLDMVVMMLTDVMTEASDLLFAGNERARLGFEEAFCGKIENNSIYREKVLSRKKQVIPPLEGAFK from the coding sequence ATGGACGCAGGTGATAAACTTTATGTAATTGGGCACAAGAGCCCGGATACGGATTCAGTTGCCTCAGCAATAGCTTATGCCGCCCTTAAAAAAGCATTGGGCGTAAATGCCATTCCTGCCACGGCAGGCGAGATAAACAATGAGACAGAGTTTATTCTGGAGCAGTTTGGCATTTTAGCCCCGGAAGTCCTTAAAAACGCCTGCGGCAAAAGTCTTATTTTGGTTGACCACAATGAAACAGGGCAGGCGGTAGACGGATTAGGGGAGGCAGATCTCGTTGAGGTTGTTGACCACCACAAAATTGGTGGGCTCCAGACAGGAAAGCCCATTTTTTTCCATAACGAGCCCGTTGGGGCAACAGGAACTATAATTGCCTCTCTTTACGAACAAACTGGAGTTGAAATTCCAAAAGAAATAGCCGGTCTTATGATGTCTGCGATTCTTTCAGACACAGTTCTTTTCAAGTCACCGACCTGCACCCAAAAAGACAGGGACACAGTTGAAAAGCTTTCTAAAATCTGCTTGAAGGATCCGATGGCTTTTGGGCTGGAAATGCTCAAGGCAAAAAGTGACCTTGGAAGCAAATCTGCCAAGGACCTCCTCATGAACGACTTCAAGAAGTTTGATTTCAATGGGGTAAAGGCAGGGGTCGGACAGATAGAGGTGATGGATATAAAAGACCTTGAGCCAAAGCGTGAGGCGCTTCTTGCTGAGATGAACGCTTTGCTATCATCTGAAAACCTGGATATGGTCGTTATGATGCTGACCGATGTCATGACGGAAGCAAGCGACCTTTTGTTTGCCGGAAATGAGCGGGCAAGATTGGGCTTTGAAGAGGCGTTTTGCGGAAAAATCGAGAATAACTCGATCTATCGGGAGAAGGTTTTGTCGAGGAAAAAGCAGGTAATTCCTCCACTTGAAGGGGCTTTCAAGTAG